The DNA region AGATTATTGACAACagtttgatattttcaaaatgatttagatttttttcatggttaataatgacttttttattcggattattttgtttgaaatcatttttagataagaaatgcctattatttgagtttctgtcgggaaaaagtcgggaatttaaaaaaaggaatttGAGTGCTCACCCTGTAACTGCAATCAAACGttccttgataaaaaaaatcaaaattcagttATGTTTTATTGTTTGCTATTCTCTTTTCATTTCTagtaaaatataattgaaattaaaaaaaaatcgttaagttATTTTGTAAAGACTGCATGATTAGAAATTTTGTTCtacatattgatttttttttttgtaaaaagtttcTGATTTGAAACCATTTTTCAGTTATAAAATGCCCATTATTTCAGGTTCtcgaaaagtcgaaaaaaattgggaatttgaaaatggtatttaagtggtcaccctgttaaaaattcttataaaaaaattaaatagaaaaaaaaatgttgaaaaaactaaaaaaatacattttaatacaaaaaaaaacaaattttagaagCGTTGATGAACTATATTTAGAagtcaaaaaactaaaatttataaaaaaattaaaataaaatcaccCGATGGAATTGTAATGGACAGATAtttctttctttaaatttcagaaaCACAACTACAAGCCACAGCAAACGATCGTGAAGACAATGCCGGTATGCGTTCTGGACAACACACAGGACGATCATTTCTAAGCGAAAGGCGCAATCGTTGAGTTATCGAAGTACTGTTAGCGTTGTCATGTTAAACTATTCTGGTTTTGAAATGTGCTTTATTAAATATTCATTCCACAGCTCACTTTTTCCGTTTCGACTTGTCTTTCTTAACTTCAGTCATTTTCTTCCACCCCTGCTTAAACTCCTGCACAAACTCCGTCGTCGGTAGTCGGTTCATGTCGCGATATATTCCGTTTACAAACACCCCAAACTGGCCGGCCATAACGTTCTTGCTGAGTGCCTGCTGGGGATCTTCCCGTCGTTTTCGCTTCTCCTCGTCCAGAAAGTTCTTCACGTCAAACTTGGACTTGACCGCGTTCAGCTCGTCGGAAGTGGGCGATTTTTTTACGGGAGTCTTCTTGGGTATGGGAGCTTTCCTCGAAACGACCTCACCTAGGTCGGCCGCCGCCGAGATGCGTTGCATCAACAGCGCCTTGGGAATTGACTGCATCGGTTGACTATCATCGGTAGCAAGCTTGGCAGCGATTTGTTTGTCCACCTTTTGCGTCGTGGAAAGATCCGCTGGTTCTCCCGTGAGCAGCACGAACAGATTGGTGCCACTACGCAGATTGAGTTCCTTCGTCTGATCTTCCGAGGCGATTATGTCGTTGGTCCAATCGTCGCCAAGCCACGTGCAGAGCTGCTCCGGTAAATTCAATCCATCATTCGAGGGCCACCCACTTGTTCCCAGGTCCAAAAACTCACGCAAAGTTACCAACTTGTTGTAAAACTGCACCGTCTGGCGACAAATCTCTCGCGACTTGAACCAGATCTCCGCCTGCAGACACAGGAACATCGAACTCAGATTGAAGAAATACCCGCTGGACATGAAGCGAACGTAGTACCGGGCCGCCTCCTTCGCCAGCACCACAATTCGGCAAAACAGCTTCGCCACGCCCTGCAGCCGCACCAGCAAGTAATCGACATTGCCACGGGTCGGCAGTTCCACCACCGGTTCCAGATAGTTTCCATCGGGAAGTGTGCTAAACACATTCGTGAGGATCCGCACAATGTCCACGCTCCTGAAGCGAACCAGGGCCTGGTTGAGGCGCTTCAGCAACCGGAAGCCGTGCATGTTGTAGAACCGGTTGTTCCAGCGGGTCGCAAAGCGGGACAGGTAGGCGGCCGCTTCGTCAAATGACCCTAGCGATTCAAAGTACTGAATCGCCTCCGATAGAGTGGACACGAGGGCGCGGATCTCTGGAAgcggtttaaaaatttaatttacgaaaatcaaaaaaaaaatctgaattccaTACCTGATTTACAGCTTTTGGACTTGCACATGTAAGTAGCCAATGCCGGCGGCACTAAATCTTTCTGGTTCCACAGAtccattttctaaaaaaaaaacatacatcgAATTTAACTATTAAgaataataaaatcaaattgaaatttaaaataccaaaatctggaaaacgaaaattttaatcaGAACGAAAcggacaacaaaacaaaaacaaaccaccCCACGCGCACGTGCGTTTTCATGTGCGAATCGGGCTAACACCGCGCACTTGGCGTTACGTTTCCCTTCCTTTTCGACCTAACTGTCCAACTCCACATTTGGGTGTTCCGATAACAGTGCTGCCAGATTAAGGctggtatgcagatcggaaggaaaggggtcaagaaacagctttatgaacagcagaacaaaggagagagaCCGATTTCTtgaggcttttcttcaccctctcttcCGCTTTAGGGCCGTTATGCTGTTCTAAAGAAAGGGGGTCAATAAACAGCTTAACAAACggcagaacaaaagagagggaacgttttcttgggACTTTTCTTCACCCTTTCTGGCTTGCTTTTGCTacccggtttcttccgaagtgcgtacctTACATTAATATGAACGGTTCGCTCAAGAGAAAtcccatgtcaaatagggaatcggttgtaccggacccactccgatttcaatgaaactttgtagacatgttatcctacgcttatgtaagccatttttgtgtatatggagccagtttcacttgATAATGACATTAAAGAAGGGCGTAAGTCGTTCAAATAGTTTtgtgtttcgtaatttaaatattgctgtatttcgaagccgttgcatcgtttcaaaaagttttttttttcttaacttattttttttatcagtaaaaca from Culex quinquefasciatus strain JHB chromosome 3, VPISU_Cqui_1.0_pri_paternal, whole genome shotgun sequence includes:
- the LOC6049901 gene encoding uncharacterized protein LOC6049901, coding for MDLWNQKDLVPPALATYMCKSKSCKSEIRALVSTLSEAIQYFESLGSFDEAAAYLSRFATRWNNRFYNMHGFRLLKRLNQALVRFRSVDIVRILTNVFSTLPDGNYLEPVVELPTRGNVDYLLVRLQGVAKLFCRIVVLAKEAARYYVRFMSSGYFFNLSSMFLCLQAEIWFKSREICRQTVQFYNKLVTLREFLDLGTSGWPSNDGLNLPEQLCTWLGDDWTNDIIASEDQTKELNLRSGTNLFVLLTGEPADLSTTQKVDKQIAAKLATDDSQPMQSIPKALLMQRISAAADLGEVVSRKAPIPKKTPVKKSPTSDELNAVKSKFDVKNFLDEEKRKRREDPQQALSKNVMAGQFGVFVNGIYRDMNRLPTTEFVQEFKQGWKKMTEVKKDKSKRKK